One stretch of Arachis duranensis cultivar V14167 chromosome 1, aradu.V14167.gnm2.J7QH, whole genome shotgun sequence DNA includes these proteins:
- the LOC107473210 gene encoding uncharacterized protein LOC107473210: protein MIYVLGIGFDALLVSLLRQINGGDFSDGNLWLCLKMATLFLNKWQCLLEEEPNVLSCALYVFLRVLADHCRTNRPSDQNFETLRRLEVHLCVKIVREEFHLCLRIGRDFIRLLQDLIHVPEFRDIWKDLMLCPSKFNTSRFINVLQLYRTRTCSKYVLLRINPEMETRLRFLMTYVKLGHQKRHQIWFFQKFLHEPDRETIIVDIVRFICCAHHPPNEIIQSDIVPRWAVIGWLLKSCRSSYVEKSVKLALFYDWLYFYESVDSVMNIEPAILLMVHSIQKYIDITHNLLEFLLYLVDNFDVQVENKVLIAKGVSSALQLLAKKGVIHSYDVLIYCPALSPNLKEGLGRLISGVKS from the coding sequence ATGATTTATGTGTTGGGGATTGGTTTCGATGCGCTTTTGGTGTCCCTTTTGAGGCAAATCAATGGAGGTGATTTCAGTGATGGAAATTTGTGGTTGTGTTTGAAGATGGCCACACTTTTCTTGAACAAGTGGCAGTGCTTGTTGGAAGAAGAACCCAATGTTTTGTCATGTGCTTTATATGTGTTTCTTAGAGTTTTGGCTGATCATTGTAGAACCAACAGGCCGAGTGATCAAAATTTTGAGACTTTGAGGAGATTGGAGGTTCATTTGTGTGTGAAGATTGTGAGGGAAGAGTTTCACTTGTGTTTAAGAATCGGCAGGGATTTCATTCGGTTGTTGCAGGATTTGATTCATGTTCCTGAGTTTAGAGATATTTGGAAGGATTTGATGCTTTGTCCATCAAAGTTCAATACTTCAAGATTTATAAATGTTTTGCAGCTGTACCGCACAAGGACTTGTAGCAagtatgttttgcttagaatcaaTCCTGAGATGGAGACCAGATTGCGGTTTTTGATGACATATGTTAAATTGGGACATCAAAAGAGGCACCAAATATGGTTTTTTCAGAAGTTTCTTCATGAACCAGATAGAGAAACTATCATAGTTGATATAGTTAGATTCATATGTTGTGCACACCATCCACCTAATGAGATCATTCAATCAGACATCGTTCCTCGATGGGCTGTTATAGGCTGGCTTTTGAAGTCATGTAGGAGCAGCTATGTTGAGAAAAGTGTTAAACTTGCTCTGTTTTATGATTGGCTCTATTTTTATGAAAGTGTTGACAGTGTGATGAACATAGAGCCTGCAATTTTGTTGATGGTGCATTCTATTCAGAAGTACATTGACATAACACACAATCTTCTTGAGTTCTTGTTATATCTTGTGGACAACTTTGATGTTCAGGTGGAGAATAAGGTTCTCATAGCTAAGGGTGTATCATCAGCTCTTCAGTTACTTGCCAAGAAGGGTGTGATTCATTCATAtgatgttttgatttattgtcCTGCACTTTCACCCAATCTGAAAGAGGGTCTGGGAAGGTTGATATCAGGTGTAAAAAGCTAG